From Immundisolibacter sp.:
TCTTTAACGGAAGCAAGCAATGGCCCTCAAAGCCACCATTTATAAAGTCGACCTCCAAATCGCGGACATGGACCGGAATTATTACGCCGAGCACGCACTGACTCTGGCGCGGCATCCGTCCGAAA
This genomic window contains:
- a CDS encoding YaeQ family protein, yielding MALKATIYKVDLQIADMDRNYYAEHALTLARHPSE